Proteins encoded by one window of Bacillus sp. DTU_2020_1000418_1_SI_GHA_SEK_038:
- a CDS encoding ABC transporter ATP-binding protein, with product MGLKLEHVTKRFGNFTAVDDLSITIPEKEMFGFLGANGAGKTTTFRMILGLIDTSEGNITWDGKPIDYSTSPLVGYLPEERGLYPKLKVKDQIVYLARLRGMHKQEILKELDYWLNRFKVPEYADKKVEELSKGNQQKIQFITAVIHKPKLLILDEPFSGLDPVNVELLKEAVIELKNKGTTIVFSSHRMEHVEEMCEHLCIMHRGKPVVKGALKEIKRSFGKKNLVIHADFSVEYLKNYPGVSRVRQTAEGIHLQIEGEDIAEGVLKEIVGKGFIRKFVLEEPSLNDIFIEKVGASYE from the coding sequence ATGGGATTAAAATTAGAACATGTAACAAAGCGCTTTGGGAATTTTACAGCTGTGGATGACCTCTCAATAACAATTCCCGAAAAAGAAATGTTTGGCTTTCTTGGAGCGAATGGAGCGGGAAAGACGACAACTTTTCGGATGATTCTAGGCTTGATTGATACAAGTGAAGGGAATATCACATGGGACGGAAAACCGATTGATTATTCTACTAGTCCGCTTGTCGGGTACCTGCCTGAGGAAAGAGGGCTATATCCGAAGCTAAAGGTTAAGGACCAAATTGTTTATTTAGCGAGATTAAGAGGTATGCACAAACAAGAAATATTGAAGGAGCTTGACTACTGGCTGAATCGGTTTAAAGTACCTGAATATGCAGATAAAAAAGTGGAGGAGCTTTCAAAGGGAAACCAGCAAAAAATCCAATTCATTACAGCTGTCATACATAAACCGAAATTATTAATTCTCGATGAACCCTTTAGCGGATTAGATCCAGTGAATGTGGAACTGCTTAAGGAAGCTGTTATTGAATTGAAGAATAAAGGCACTACGATTGTTTTCTCTTCCCATCGCATGGAGCATGTGGAGGAAATGTGTGAGCATTTATGCATCATGCATAGAGGGAAGCCCGTTGTAAAAGGTGCTCTAAAAGAAATCAAACGTTCATTCGGGAAAAAGAATTTAGTTATTCATGCTGACTTCAGCGTTGAGTATTTAAAGAATTATCCTGGAGTTTCAAGGGTTCGGCAAACGGCTGAAGGGATCCATTTGCAAATTGAAGGTGAAGACATTGCAGAGGGAGTCTTGAAAGAGATCGTTGGAAAAGGATTTATTCGAAAATTTGTCCTAGAAGAACCTTCATTAAATGATATTTTTATTGAGAAGGTAGGTGCTTCCTATGAGTAA
- a CDS encoding enoyl-CoA hydratase: protein MTIDFGTETVNLTISGRVATIELNRPDSLNALSVEMLKDLATILNKVNSLDEVDIVVLTGKGRAFCSGGDIKTMLSSTDDSAFPLVMDSIGTVVKELYGMSKLTISAISGAAAGLGLSLALATDYIIAEKSSKLAMNFIGIALIPDGAAHYFLEKRLGEDKAKHLIWEGKPLAADEAYKLGLIHEVTEEEITNTLDKKINTWLRSPIKAMIETKKIFVEKNLPELNKVLELEKAGQYKMRQTEDHKEGIGAFIGKRKPVFIGK, encoded by the coding sequence TTGACTATAGACTTTGGAACTGAAACAGTAAATTTGACAATAAGTGGACGCGTGGCAACAATTGAGCTTAACAGACCAGATTCACTTAATGCGTTAAGTGTAGAAATGCTTAAGGATCTAGCAACGATATTAAATAAAGTTAATAGTCTTGATGAGGTTGATATTGTTGTTTTGACAGGAAAAGGAAGGGCTTTCTGTTCAGGAGGAGACATTAAAACGATGCTTTCATCAACTGATGATAGTGCATTTCCTTTAGTAATGGACAGCATTGGCACAGTCGTAAAAGAGCTTTATGGCATGTCAAAATTAACGATTAGTGCGATTTCGGGTGCGGCTGCAGGTCTTGGTCTTAGCCTTGCTTTAGCGACTGATTACATCATAGCTGAGAAGTCTAGTAAGCTGGCAATGAATTTTATAGGAATAGCTTTAATTCCTGATGGAGCAGCCCATTATTTCTTAGAAAAGCGACTTGGAGAAGATAAAGCAAAGCACCTGATTTGGGAAGGGAAGCCATTAGCTGCTGATGAGGCTTATAAGCTAGGTCTTATCCATGAGGTAACTGAAGAAGAGATAACCAATACTCTCGACAAAAAAATAAATACTTGGCTCAGAAGCCCAATAAAAGCCATGATTGAAACGAAAAAAATATTTGTTGAAAAAAATCTCCCAGAACTAAATAAGGTTCTCGAGCTTGAAAAAGCGGGCCAATATAAAATGAGGCAAACTGAAGATCACAAAGAGGGCATTGGGGCATTTATCGGAAAAAGAAAACCAGTATTTATTGGGAAATAA
- a CDS encoding DNA repair exonuclease, translated as MKKVTFIHAADLHLDSPMVGLMNLPQKIFSRLQDSTFDALKTVVDNALIHQVDFVIIAGDLFDGENRSIRAQIKFRKEMERLAEKNIPIYVVHGNHDHLDGNWTHLNMPNNVHVFSHEVEALRFVKDEVSVHLYGFSYPRRHVYDRMISHYKKKQGADFHIGILHGHLEGNNEHDKYAPFSLKDLLHKDFDYWALGHIHKRQTLHTYPPVIYSGNIQGRNRKETGWKGCYLVQLTETEAELQFIETSAVLWEEVNVDVSKASSFQVIYDICKSLIQEIRLENKGIIVSMTLDFVNLPEQDMKSITEGDLLDALQEDEGEEEAFVWISSLTINEKIDWNREHLAKESEFYAELFMTAEQYDVLDSSISTLYNHPDARRLLKQISEEEKREIAKEAERLLVNLLYKH; from the coding sequence ATGAAAAAGGTGACATTTATCCATGCTGCAGATTTGCATTTGGATAGCCCGATGGTCGGGTTAATGAACTTGCCCCAGAAAATATTTAGCAGACTTCAAGACAGCACCTTTGATGCTTTAAAGACAGTTGTTGACAATGCTTTAATTCATCAAGTGGATTTTGTCATTATTGCAGGTGATTTATTTGATGGAGAGAATCGCAGTATTCGTGCCCAGATAAAATTTCGTAAAGAAATGGAGCGCCTAGCAGAAAAAAATATCCCTATCTATGTTGTTCATGGAAATCATGATCATTTGGATGGAAACTGGACACATCTAAATATGCCGAATAATGTTCATGTTTTCTCACATGAGGTAGAGGCATTAAGATTTGTAAAGGATGAAGTATCTGTTCATCTTTATGGATTCAGTTACCCAAGAAGGCATGTGTACGATAGAATGATTAGTCATTATAAAAAGAAACAGGGAGCGGATTTTCATATTGGGATCCTCCATGGGCATTTGGAAGGAAATAACGAACACGATAAATATGCTCCCTTTTCTCTCAAGGATTTACTCCATAAGGACTTTGACTATTGGGCTCTTGGCCATATTCATAAACGCCAAACCCTCCATACATATCCGCCAGTTATTTACTCGGGAAATATTCAAGGCAGGAACCGGAAGGAGACAGGGTGGAAGGGATGTTATTTAGTTCAATTGACAGAGACTGAGGCTGAGCTGCAGTTTATCGAAACTTCAGCAGTCCTTTGGGAGGAAGTGAATGTTGATGTCTCAAAGGCTTCATCATTTCAAGTGATATATGATATTTGCAAAAGTCTGATTCAGGAAATAAGGCTAGAAAATAAAGGAATCATTGTGTCGATGACCTTAGATTTTGTCAATCTGCCAGAACAGGATATGAAGAGTATCACGGAAGGAGACTTATTAGATGCTTTGCAGGAGGATGAAGGGGAGGAAGAAGCGTTTGTTTGGATTTCTAGTCTAACAATTAACGAAAAAATCGATTGGAATCGTGAGCATTTGGCAAAGGAATCAGAGTTTTACGCGGAGCTTTTCATGACTGCAGAACAGTATGACGTCTTAGATAGCAGTATTTCCACATTATATAATCATCCGGATGCTAGAAGACTTCTAAAACAAATATCAGAGGAGGAGAAAAGGGAGATTGCCAAAGAGGCTGAGAGACTATTAGTTAATTTATTGTATAAGCATTAG
- a CDS encoding YhzD family protein, translated as MKTYKLTVFEKSGEKLLDEAFQAGDDTEAKGKGEQILKEKGFDEKTYRCTTPSGKLILFHS; from the coding sequence ATGAAAACATATAAGTTAACTGTTTTTGAAAAAAGTGGAGAAAAGCTTTTAGATGAGGCCTTTCAAGCAGGTGATGATACAGAGGCAAAAGGTAAAGGTGAGCAAATACTAAAGGAAAAAGGCTTCGATGAAAAAACATATCGCTGCACTACTCCTTCTGGGAAACTCATTTTATTTCATTCTTAA
- a CDS encoding long-chain fatty acid--CoA ligase, which produces MMMQTPLTMTQMIKRAERFFPKKQVVSRTASGIQRFTYKDIADRTRRLAESLQKLGVERGDKVGTLAWNHHRHLEAYFAIPCSGAVLHTINIRLSPQHIVFIINHAEDKVLFIDSDILPLIEAVKDKLPTVKAFIIMTDDEELPETSLSPVYHYEKLLEKATGDYDYPDDLDENDPAGMCYTSATTGNPKGVIYSHRGIVLHSMALGMADSAGVSEKDIAMPVVPMFHVNAWGLPFAAVWFGTNLVMPGPYFTPKLLAELIQEEKVTITAGVPTIWLGLLKELDENKYDMSSLRSVLCGGSAAPKGMIKAFEQKHNIPFMHAYGMTETSPLVVISTLKSYQEELSYEERLDLKAKQGILVPGLEMKIVGKDGEAAWDGKEMGELAIRGPWIASEYYKDERTSEAFRDGWLYTGDVVTIDEEGFMKIVDRTKDLIKSGGEWISSVDIENALMAHEAVFEAAVVAVPHEEWQERPVACVVLKEAYQGKTDKQELLEFLKPQFAKWWLPDEILFLKEIPKTSVGKFLKMALRDQVQKDLTETNK; this is translated from the coding sequence ATGATGATGCAAACACCTTTAACAATGACGCAAATGATCAAGAGAGCGGAAAGGTTTTTTCCAAAGAAACAGGTTGTATCAAGAACAGCGAGCGGGATTCAGCGGTTTACATATAAGGATATTGCTGACCGTACAAGAAGGCTTGCTGAGAGTCTTCAAAAGCTTGGTGTAGAAAGAGGAGATAAAGTAGGGACTCTAGCCTGGAATCACCACCGCCATTTAGAGGCGTATTTTGCGATTCCATGCAGTGGGGCCGTTCTCCATACAATTAACATTCGCCTTTCTCCGCAGCATATTGTTTTTATTATTAATCATGCAGAAGATAAAGTTTTATTTATTGACTCAGATATCCTCCCATTGATTGAAGCAGTAAAGGACAAGTTGCCAACTGTGAAAGCATTTATCATCATGACAGATGATGAAGAGCTCCCTGAAACATCTCTATCTCCTGTTTACCATTATGAGAAGTTACTTGAAAAGGCTACGGGAGACTATGATTATCCAGATGATCTAGATGAAAATGATCCAGCAGGCATGTGCTATACATCCGCCACAACGGGGAATCCAAAAGGTGTCATTTATTCTCATCGCGGAATCGTCCTTCACAGTATGGCATTAGGAATGGCAGACAGTGCGGGGGTTAGTGAGAAAGATATTGCTATGCCGGTCGTTCCGATGTTCCATGTAAATGCATGGGGATTGCCGTTTGCTGCAGTTTGGTTTGGAACAAACTTAGTTATGCCTGGTCCGTATTTTACTCCAAAGCTTTTAGCTGAGCTCATTCAGGAGGAAAAAGTGACCATTACAGCAGGGGTTCCAACGATTTGGCTGGGACTATTAAAGGAGCTTGATGAAAACAAGTATGACATGAGTTCATTGCGCTCAGTCCTATGTGGCGGTTCAGCAGCACCGAAAGGGATGATCAAAGCCTTTGAACAGAAGCACAATATTCCTTTCATGCATGCCTATGGGATGACTGAAACGAGTCCATTAGTCGTAATTTCTACCTTAAAAAGCTACCAGGAAGAGCTTTCCTATGAGGAGCGTCTAGACTTGAAAGCGAAACAGGGCATACTCGTTCCAGGACTCGAAATGAAAATTGTTGGTAAGGATGGAGAGGCAGCCTGGGATGGGAAGGAAATGGGGGAGCTTGCTATTCGCGGACCGTGGATTGCCTCAGAATATTATAAGGACGAACGAACGTCTGAGGCGTTCCGTGATGGATGGCTCTACACAGGGGATGTGGTCACCATTGATGAAGAAGGCTTTATGAAAATTGTTGACCGAACGAAGGATTTGATTAAGAGCGGAGGAGAATGGATTTCCTCTGTTGATATTGAAAATGCCTTAATGGCACATGAGGCTGTTTTTGAGGCAGCGGTGGTAGCTGTACCGCACGAAGAATGGCAGGAGCGGCCAGTTGCCTGTGTTGTACTGAAAGAGGCCTATCAAGGAAAAACTGACAAACAAGAGCTATTGGAATTTTTAAAGCCGCAATTTGCCAAATGGTGGCTTCCAGATGAAATATTATTTTTGAAAGAAATTCCAAAAACCTCCGTTGGGAAGTTTCTGAAGATGGCACTAAGAGATCAGGTACAAAAAGATCTGACTGAGACAAATAAATAG
- a CDS encoding Cof-type HAD-IIB family hydrolase, which yields MIYRLLALNIDGTLLQSNGRLHKSTKEAIDYVQQKGIYVTLVTARSFPSAKKVAKALKLDSSIVAHSGAYIASSRDKPIFVRRIAEDVTYEIVRLLEGFSCQIRLVHEKYSLANKSKLNHNMLAKTVFSSGDPIFYSQQFVDSLSETILDDPVNPPKIEVYFEEETDCKDAAAAIKGMFSEIDILQLNHLRIDIMPAGVSKLNGLLYLGDHLDIARSEMVVIGDGIDDLGMIEAAGLGVAMGNAPIEVKKAADWVTRPNNQHGVSYMVKEHFRKQHPIEFLKKMNLLK from the coding sequence ATGATTTACAGGCTGTTAGCGTTAAATATTGATGGCACTCTTCTTCAATCAAATGGAAGACTTCATAAATCTACAAAAGAAGCGATTGACTATGTGCAGCAAAAAGGTATTTACGTCACGTTAGTAACGGCAAGAAGCTTTCCATCTGCGAAAAAAGTGGCAAAGGCATTAAAATTAGATTCATCAATTGTTGCACACAGTGGAGCTTATATTGCCAGTTCAAGGGATAAGCCCATTTTTGTCAGGCGAATTGCAGAGGATGTAACGTATGAAATTGTGAGGCTGCTTGAGGGGTTTTCCTGTCAGATTCGATTAGTGCATGAAAAATATTCGCTTGCCAATAAATCGAAGCTGAATCATAATATGTTGGCTAAGACCGTTTTTTCATCTGGTGATCCGATTTTTTATTCACAGCAATTTGTCGATTCCTTAAGCGAAACTATTCTTGATGACCCTGTCAATCCTCCAAAAATTGAAGTTTATTTTGAGGAAGAAACAGATTGCAAGGATGCCGCGGCAGCTATAAAAGGTATGTTTTCAGAAATTGATATTCTCCAGCTGAACCACCTCCGTATCGATATTATGCCGGCTGGAGTTTCTAAGCTTAATGGGTTGTTGTATTTAGGAGATCATTTAGATATTGCCCGCAGTGAAATGGTTGTAATTGGGGACGGCATCGATGATCTCGGTATGATTGAGGCTGCTGGGCTCGGTGTTGCCATGGGCAATGCGCCTATAGAAGTCAAAAAAGCGGCAGATTGGGTCACTCGTCCGAATAACCAGCACGGGGTTAGTTATATGGTAAAGGAGCATTTCAGAAAGCAACATCCGATTGAATTTTTAAAGAAAATGAATTTATTGAAATGA
- a CDS encoding ABC transporter permease: protein MSNFWIILGHTYFSKLKTKSFIITTLITMLIVAGLTNMTRIIDFFNKGEGSEERIAVIDETGLLINPLKEQMKANNSDIQLEAFNGSEKDAENAVKLDEYKGLLILSNNQEGLPEAAYKARSIADSSLPSELQHYLQQIKTGLAASKINLSQEQLSKLYEPVSFSKFALEENAKTEEELNQARGLVYVLLFIIYFAVILYANMIAMEVATEKSSRVMEILISSVAPVKQMFAKIIGIALLSLTQMGIILAVGIYFVKRNMESMQGGFFEFFGFSDIPTSTIIYALVFFLLGYLLYATLAAFLGSLVSRIEDVQQMIMPMTLLVVAGFMISMFGLGQPDTSFMTIASFIPFFTPMLMFMRVGMLTLPVWEPLLGIAILIITIVILAIFGAKVYKGGVLMYGKSNSFKDIKKALQLTKNE from the coding sequence ATGAGTAATTTCTGGATCATTCTTGGGCATACATACTTTTCCAAGCTCAAAACAAAATCCTTCATTATAACCACACTTATCACAATGCTAATTGTTGCTGGATTAACAAATATGACTAGAATTATAGACTTTTTCAATAAAGGGGAAGGGTCGGAAGAAAGGATAGCAGTCATAGACGAAACGGGATTACTTATCAATCCTTTAAAGGAACAAATGAAAGCGAACAACAGTGATATTCAACTGGAAGCCTTTAACGGCAGTGAAAAAGATGCGGAAAACGCAGTGAAGTTGGATGAATATAAAGGATTGCTCATCCTATCCAATAATCAAGAAGGATTACCGGAAGCGGCCTATAAAGCAAGAAGCATTGCTGATTCTTCACTTCCATCTGAACTTCAGCACTACTTGCAGCAGATCAAGACAGGGCTTGCTGCTTCAAAAATAAATTTATCACAGGAGCAATTAAGCAAGCTTTATGAGCCAGTTTCTTTTAGTAAATTCGCACTTGAAGAAAATGCAAAAACGGAAGAAGAATTAAATCAGGCAAGAGGGCTCGTCTATGTCCTGCTGTTTATCATTTATTTCGCTGTTATTTTATACGCGAATATGATTGCCATGGAGGTTGCTACAGAAAAGTCCTCACGTGTAATGGAAATTCTTATTTCTAGCGTAGCACCTGTTAAGCAAATGTTTGCAAAGATTATTGGAATTGCCTTGCTTAGTTTAACGCAAATGGGAATTATCCTAGCTGTTGGTATTTATTTTGTAAAGAGAAATATGGAAAGCATGCAAGGCGGTTTTTTCGAATTTTTCGGGTTTAGTGATATTCCGACTTCTACTATTATTTACGCTCTCGTATTCTTTTTACTAGGATACTTATTATATGCAACATTAGCTGCATTTCTTGGATCGCTTGTCAGTAGGATTGAAGATGTCCAACAAATGATTATGCCCATGACTTTGCTTGTTGTGGCAGGCTTTATGATATCCATGTTTGGACTAGGCCAGCCGGATACGTCTTTTATGACGATTGCCTCTTTTATTCCATTTTTCACGCCGATGCTTATGTTTATGCGTGTAGGAATGCTAACATTACCAGTGTGGGAGCCGTTATTAGGCATTGCGATATTAATCATCACGATTGTCATATTGGCCATATTTGGTGCCAAGGTATATAAAGGAGGAGTTCTCATGTACGGTAAATCAAACTCCTTTAAGGATATTAAAAAGGCCTTGCAGCTTACGAAAAACGAATAG
- a CDS encoding coproporphyrinogen III oxidase, giving the protein MQILVTGLQDERFQRPLQLIANLFFEECQVSMNSHSDMDLKIAINLQVKESIFVKAELTDQEGIEKTAAFETEFIASGTEKERYKQIRIAISHVYLKVLQDWTGITQKWGFLTGIRPTKLLHRHMQEKTPRAAAHQQLKEDYLITDEKIQLMQQIVDRQLAVVPDLYELQNEVSIYIGIPFCPTKCAYCTFPAYAINGRQGSVDSFLGGLHYEMRKVGEWLKENNVKITTVYYGGGTPTSITAEEMDMLYEEMYTSFPDVEKIREITVEAGRPDTITPEKLEVLKKWKIDRISINPQSYIQETLKAIGRHHTVEETIDKFHLARHMGMNNINMDLIIGLPGEGVPEFSHTLSETEKLMPESLTVHTLSFKRASEMTKNKEKYKVADRKEIEKMMDMAENWTKEHNYTPYYLYRQKNILGNLENVGYSLPGQDSIYNIMIMEEKQTIIGLGCGAASKFVHPTTGKITQFANPKDPKTYNESFEKYTNEKLRLLSELFDTQESLA; this is encoded by the coding sequence TTGCAAATTTTAGTTACAGGATTACAAGATGAGCGGTTTCAGCGTCCGCTTCAACTTATTGCGAATTTATTTTTTGAGGAATGCCAAGTGTCCATGAATTCTCATAGTGATATGGATTTAAAGATCGCTATTAATCTGCAAGTAAAAGAATCTATTTTTGTTAAGGCGGAACTTACAGATCAGGAGGGCATAGAGAAAACCGCAGCCTTTGAAACCGAGTTCATTGCATCTGGGACAGAGAAAGAGCGATATAAACAAATAAGGATTGCGATTTCCCATGTTTACCTAAAAGTTCTGCAGGATTGGACGGGGATTACCCAAAAGTGGGGGTTCCTAACCGGGATCCGGCCAACAAAGCTTCTGCACCGCCATATGCAGGAGAAAACTCCTAGGGCCGCGGCACATCAGCAACTTAAGGAGGATTACTTAATTACAGACGAAAAGATCCAGCTTATGCAGCAAATTGTTGACAGGCAGTTAGCTGTTGTTCCTGATCTTTACGAGCTTCAAAATGAGGTCAGCATTTATATCGGAATTCCATTCTGCCCAACTAAGTGTGCTTATTGTACCTTCCCAGCTTATGCCATTAATGGACGGCAAGGCTCTGTTGATTCATTCTTAGGAGGTCTTCACTATGAAATGAGGAAGGTTGGGGAATGGCTGAAAGAAAACAACGTGAAAATCACGACTGTTTACTACGGTGGAGGCACTCCGACAAGTATTACCGCTGAAGAGATGGATATGCTTTATGAAGAAATGTACACCTCCTTCCCTGATGTGGAAAAGATCCGTGAGATTACGGTTGAGGCTGGAAGACCAGACACGATAACACCTGAAAAGCTCGAGGTGTTGAAAAAGTGGAAAATAGATCGAATCAGCATTAATCCACAATCATATATCCAGGAAACATTAAAAGCGATTGGCAGACATCATACGGTGGAAGAAACAATCGATAAATTCCATTTGGCTCGTCACATGGGCATGAATAATATCAATATGGATTTAATTATCGGGCTCCCAGGTGAAGGGGTGCCGGAATTTTCACACACACTAAGTGAAACAGAAAAGCTCATGCCTGAATCATTAACTGTCCATACTCTATCTTTCAAACGTGCCTCCGAAATGACGAAAAATAAGGAAAAATACAAGGTAGCAGATCGAAAAGAAATTGAGAAGATGATGGACATGGCTGAGAATTGGACAAAAGAGCATAACTATACACCATATTATTTATATAGACAAAAAAACATCCTTGGAAATCTTGAGAATGTTGGCTACTCACTTCCTGGTCAGGACAGTATCTATAATATTATGATCATGGAAGAGAAGCAGACGATCATTGGTCTGGGTTGTGGCGCAGCTAGTAAATTTGTCCATCCGACCACAGGAAAGATCACACAATTTGCCAATCCGAAGGACCCAAAAACATACAATGAAAGCTTCGAGAAATACACAAATGAGAAGTTGAGATTATTAAGTGAATTATTTGATACACAAGAATCCCTTGCTTAA
- a CDS encoding arsenic transporter, with the protein MTFEIGMTIIVFIVTMLVIFWRPKGLNEAWPASVGALIILLTGIVTKANILDIIDKIGGASITIMATIVMAVILESFGFFHWAAARLANLSKGSGYRLYWYIQLLCFLMTLLFNNDGSILITTPLLIILLRNLRLKPQQMIPYLLSGALIATASSAPIGVSNIVNLIALKIIDMSLYMHTAMMFVPATLGLLFMAWIMFLVVKKKLPKVLPSTKDEIDEVFFSKHFHPLKKSLSVETKRKRTKLMLKVLLFVFVMRCLLFVASYFAIPIEFVAVLGSLSLLIWRWYHLGTNPVDIIKKTPWHILIFAFSMYVIIYGLHNVGLTKLLVQTFEPIVNRGLFQASFIMGGLVSILSNIFNNHPALMIGTITLTEMGLDAITLKTIYLANIIGSDMGSLLLPIGTLASLIWMHILRKYKIKIKWKDYLSVSIIVIPISTIVTLFLLYYWVQMVFA; encoded by the coding sequence ATGACTTTCGAGATTGGAATGACTATAATTGTTTTTATTGTCACAATGCTAGTCATTTTTTGGAGACCTAAAGGGTTAAATGAAGCATGGCCAGCTTCTGTTGGAGCCCTAATTATATTACTGACCGGGATTGTAACTAAGGCAAACATTCTTGATATTATAGATAAAATTGGCGGCGCCTCGATTACGATTATGGCAACCATTGTCATGGCTGTCATATTAGAAAGCTTCGGGTTTTTCCACTGGGCAGCTGCCCGGCTTGCTAATTTATCAAAAGGTTCAGGCTACCGTCTATATTGGTATATTCAATTACTGTGTTTTTTAATGACTCTATTATTTAACAATGATGGAAGCATCCTAATTACCACTCCGTTATTAATCATCCTTCTAAGAAATCTTCGGTTAAAACCGCAACAAATGATCCCCTATCTGTTGAGTGGAGCTCTAATTGCAACTGCTTCTAGTGCACCAATTGGTGTTAGTAATATTGTCAATTTAATAGCTTTAAAAATAATTGACATGTCGCTTTATATGCATACTGCCATGATGTTTGTTCCAGCGACATTAGGATTGTTATTTATGGCCTGGATTATGTTTTTAGTAGTAAAGAAGAAGTTACCGAAAGTGTTGCCGTCCACCAAGGATGAAATTGATGAGGTCTTTTTCTCCAAGCATTTTCATCCGCTAAAAAAATCACTATCCGTTGAAACGAAACGAAAAAGAACAAAATTAATGTTAAAGGTGTTACTATTTGTTTTCGTGATGCGCTGCTTACTCTTCGTTGCTTCCTATTTTGCTATCCCAATTGAATTTGTCGCCGTGCTTGGATCGCTCAGCTTGCTGATTTGGAGATGGTATCATTTAGGAACAAACCCTGTAGATATCATAAAGAAAACACCTTGGCATATTCTCATCTTTGCTTTTTCCATGTATGTAATCATTTACGGACTTCATAATGTAGGATTGACAAAATTGCTCGTACAGACTTTTGAGCCGATAGTAAATAGAGGATTGTTTCAAGCGAGCTTTATAATGGGCGGTCTAGTTTCCATCCTTTCCAACATATTTAATAACCATCCTGCATTAATGATCGGAACTATAACGCTAACTGAAATGGGACTTGATGCGATTACATTAAAGACAATTTATTTAGCAAATATCATCGGCAGCGATATGGGATCATTATTACTGCCTATCGGGACACTTGCTTCCCTTATTTGGATGCATATATTGAGGAAATACAAGATTAAGATCAAGTGGAAGGACTATTTAAGTGTATCTATCATTGTGATTCCAATATCAACAATCGTTACTTTGTTCCTTCTCTATTATTGGGTGCAGATGGTATTTGCATAA